The genomic interval CCGCACTTGCAGCTACATCTATCTTGAATCCGTCACTACCTATCCTTCTGATTCAGGTTAAGGTTAAGGTCGAGGATAAAAAGCAAAATTTACTTTTCACGCCTTTAAATCTTAACCTTAAACTTAACCTCAACCCTATTATAATTTCAGTAGTACCAAATTCGAAATAGGATCAAGTTCTCTTACTGCATTTATGCCCTTTATCTCGATTATTATTGCCTCAAGCACAAGGAATGTCTCTGCATTTTCCCTTACACAACCTACCCTTACATCATCCCTCTTTCCAAATGCCCCATGAAAATGAGCCTTCGGTTCATCAGCCTGCCAAAAGATAGTTCCAAGCCCCACGATCTCATGGCTTTCGTTAAGCTCACGCCATATAGGAATTGGTGGCAGTTCTTCTTTTTCAGGACCAACCACAAATCTGCCACTTCTCATGCCACCAACAAGATAGAATACGCATGCTCTTATATTTTCTTTTTTTGCAATCTCGCAGAGCCCCTGCAAAATATTGTCCCTGTCCTCAAACCGTGCAACAATAACCCTTCCTGTCTCACCAATTTGATACTTCATAGAGCCTCCCATGTTTTAGCTTAAAATAAGCGATTTTATTCAGATTTGTAAGGTAGATGCTGCGAAAAGGCTTTAAACTCCGCACTTGTAGCTACATCTATCTTGAATCCGTCACCACTTCACCTCTTCACCAATTCACCCCTAAAGCCTATTTACCTCATATACACATGAACAAAGACTTTTTAAAGTCTTGTAGCAGTGCCTACCTTACAAAACAACTCAATTTTGATTTAACAAATGCTCATTACTGCTTCATATACATCTTCAACAGATATATCATCCATACATTTGACCTTCCTACAATTCTTCTTATAACACGGTGCACACTCAACACCAGACTTAACCACAATATTGTTCTTGCCATAAGGCCCTGTCCTCACTGGATTTGTAGGTCCAAATATTGCAACTATAGGAATACCAAATGCAGCAGCTATATGCATTGGTCCTGAGTCATTGGAGACAACATATCTTGCACCTCTGACTATAGATATAAGTTCCTTTATGTCTGTTTTTCCTGCCAATGCCTTTGCCTTTCCATTAGAACAAAACTCAATACCTTTGGCTATTTCTGCATCCATCGAACTTCCCACTACCACAGTCTTTATATCAAGCATTGATGCAAGACTACCAAAATTCACAGGCTTCCATCTCTTTGTCATCCATCGAGCACCCGGAACAAGCACTGCATAATCTCCAATATCTCTCTTTAGTCTCTTTACATCTTCAGATTCTTTAATAAGCGGCATGGGGAATTTCACATCCCCTATCTCACAGCCAAGAGCAGATGCAATCTTCAGATACCTGTCAACCGCATGTATTTCTTTGCCTCCTTTAATTCTATGTGTATAAAACATGCTGCTATATTCCCTTGCTTCTTTAAATCCAATCCTGACACGAGAGCGGGTCATATATGTCAAAATACCGCTTCTCATAAGACCCTGAAGATCTATAACTATATCATAAGATTCCCTCTCGAGCTCTTTAAAAAGGCTTATGAATTCAGCCACTGTTTCTTTTATTCTACCTTTATTTTTCCACTGGTCTTTATTAATTATCCAGAGTCTCTTCACCATTGGATGGTTTTCGAGGAGTCCTTCAAGACCCTTTGCTACTATCCAATGTATCTCAGCAAAAGGGAAGGCGTCCTTTACAGCATTAAGAAATGGAAGGCTATGCACAATATCACCGAGAGAACTTGGTTTGATAACTAATATCTTTTTTGGAATCTTATTAATCAAGACCTTATTCATGAGATAATATTAAATCAACAACGTCTTTCAATGTCTCAACAACAAAATCAGCATGGGCTGACCATTGTTGCTTGCCTGTTTTAACCAACACACCTATAGCACCAACTGCCTTTGCAAGAAGCATATCAACATCTTTGTCTCCAACAACATAAGATTTTTTTAAGTTAATTTTGTGCCTTACCCTTGCATCCAAAAGCATTTTAGGTTCAGGCTTTCTACATGCACAACTATCGTCAGGCATATGCGGGCAATAATAAAAGTCATCAAATCCATACCTATCAACAAATACCTGATTTACTTCCTTTACAAATCGTTCATCTACAATCCCTCTACCTATTCCAGATTGGTTGCTGACACCTATTAGCAAAAATCCATTTCTTTTCAATTCCGTCAATCTGTCAATATCAGGATAGACCTCGAAATCACGCCAGTTATTTAAATAATCAGCATCCTTGCACAATGTGCCGTCTCTGTCAAAGAATACAGCTTTTCTCACAGGTAATAACTCTTTGATTCCCCAATACACATCCTCAGGTGTAATGGTGTACATGCATCGCATGTCATTATTTTTGCATGTGCGATTAAAACAAGGGCTGCATGAAAGGTCTGTTTTTACAACAATATGACCATCTCCAACGGGTCCTGTCAAATCAGGACTTGTGGAACCAAATACAACAACTATAGGGGTTCCAACTGCATAGCCTATGTGCATTGGTCCTGAGTCATTTGTTACCAGCACATCACATTCTGATATAACTGAAATAAGCTCTCTAATAGAAGTCTTCCCAGCTAAATTAAGCAATAAATCTGTCTGACTGCTGACTTCTGACCTTTGTCTCCTGATTAGATATGCTATCTCTTCTGCAATATCCACTTCATTATTACTGCCAAAGATTGCAATGCCACCGCCTGTTTCATTTAAAAACCAGTTTGCAACCTGTGCGAACCTTTCTGGAAACCATCTCTTTGATGAACCATATGTAGCACCAGGATTTATTCCGAGAATAGGTCTTTTCAGCAATG from Dissulfurispira thermophila carries:
- a CDS encoding PPC domain-containing DNA-binding protein, which gives rise to MKYQIGETGRVIVARFEDRDNILQGLCEIAKKENIRACVFYLVGGMRSGRFVVGPEKEELPPIPIWRELNESHEIVGLGTIFWQADEPKAHFHGAFGKRDDVRVGCVRENAETFLVLEAIIIEIKGINAVRELDPISNLVLLKL
- the waaF gene encoding lipopolysaccharide heptosyltransferase II is translated as MNKVLINKIPKKILVIKPSSLGDIVHSLPFLNAVKDAFPFAEIHWIVAKGLEGLLENHPMVKRLWIINKDQWKNKGRIKETVAEFISLFKELERESYDIVIDLQGLMRSGILTYMTRSRVRIGFKEAREYSSMFYTHRIKGGKEIHAVDRYLKIASALGCEIGDVKFPMPLIKESEDVKRLKRDIGDYAVLVPGARWMTKRWKPVNFGSLASMLDIKTVVVGSSMDAEIAKGIEFCSNGKAKALAGKTDIKELISIVRGARYVVSNDSGPMHIAAAFGIPIVAIFGPTNPVRTGPYGKNNIVVKSGVECAPCYKKNCRKVKCMDDISVEDVYEAVMSIC
- the waaF gene encoding lipopolysaccharide heptosyltransferase II — protein: MSNKILIRGVNWIGDAVMTLPAIRALRIAYPESNISLLVKPSVSPIFEMNPDIDEIILYKEDFKGMFGKLRLAIDLRKRHFSSAILLQNAFDAALITFLAGIPQRIGYSRDKRGFFLTKPIPFDDDDRKMHHIDYYLHLLKAAGINAEYSDPWIYLSIDERLSARDKLSLLKRPILGINPGATYGSSKRWFPERFAQVANWFLNETGGGIAIFGSNNEVDIAEEIAYLIRRQRSEVSSQTDLLLNLAGKTSIRELISVISECDVLVTNDSGPMHIGYAVGTPIVVVFGSTSPDLTGPVGDGHIVVKTDLSCSPCFNRTCKNNDMRCMYTITPEDVYWGIKELLPVRKAVFFDRDGTLCKDADYLNNWRDFEVYPDIDRLTELKRNGFLLIGVSNQSGIGRGIVDERFVKEVNQVFVDRYGFDDFYYCPHMPDDSCACRKPEPKMLLDARVRHKINLKKSYVVGDKDVDMLLAKAVGAIGVLVKTGKQQWSAHADFVVETLKDVVDLILSHE